A segment of the Candidatus Binatia bacterium genome:
TTCGAGAACTCGATGAAGATTCTACTCCGCTTGGCCCAGCGCCAGCACGATCGCGTGCCCGTCCCTCCGGCGCGCGAGCCGGCATGGGTCCGCCCGGACTTCGCGCGTCCGACCGACCGTGTTGGCTGAGTACCGCGTTCCTAGCGGAAGAGGTCGTTCTCGGCAGGACGAATCAGCGCCCGGCCACCGGTGCGCTCGCCTTGCGCAGGCTCGCGGGTGGTGAGGCCTCGAACGAGGACCGCGGGCATCCCGTCGGCCTTGCCCATGAGCAGACCGGCGGCCGAGGCGACGTGGTCGGCGGTCGCGATGAGGGTCACGCCGAGTTCGCGGCCGTAGAGGTCGTCGTCGCCGCGTAGATCCTCGATCGGTGCGAAGCCGGCGACACCGATGGCGAACTCGACCTGTCCCTCGCGCCACGGCCGTCCGAAGGTGTCCGTGATGACGATGCCGAGGTTGACGCCGAGGTGGCCGCGCAACGCATTCCGTAGGCGTTCGGCGGACGCGTCCGCGTCGACGGGGAGCAGGGTGACGGTTCCTTCTTCGATCGCGTTCGATTGATCGATGCCGGCGTTGGCGCAAACCCAGCCCGGGCCGGTCTCGACGATCAGGTTGCCGCGCTCCATCCGTACGATCCGCTTGGTCTCGCGCAGTACGAGCTCGACGAGCCGCGCGTCCTTCTCGTGCTCCTCGGCCCATGCCGACGCGAAGGCCGACGGCGTTACGGTCTCCAGCGGGACGACGCGGCCTTCCGCCTTCGAGACGATCTTCTGGCAGAGCACAAGGATGTCACCGGGCTTCACGCCCATGCGCGAGTCGTTGATGGCCGTGGCGAGGATCGCCGCGAGATCGTCGTCGGGCTGGATGGCCGGGATGCCTG
Coding sequences within it:
- the cofE gene encoding coenzyme F420-0:L-glutamate ligase; the encoded protein is MSIHLLPLPGIPAIQPDDDLAAILATAINDSRMGVKPGDILVLCQKIVSKAEGRVVPLETVTPSAFASAWAEEHEKDARLVELVLRETKRIVRMERGNLIVETGPGWVCANAGIDQSNAIEEGTVTLLPVDADASAERLRNALRGHLGVNLGIVITDTFGRPWREGQVEFAIGVAGFAPIEDLRGDDDLYGRELGVTLIATADHVASAAGLLMGKADGMPAVLVRGLTTREPAQGERTGGRALIRPAENDLFR